The following DNA comes from Paenibacillus crassostreae.
GCTTCGCAAGTGCAGCACCGGCGCTGGCGCGCAAGCCGGTGCTGCGGGCAAGCAGCGCCACATTGAGCACTGCAGCCAGGCAGTTCGCCACCACGGAAGAGATGGCGGCCCCTGTAATGCCAAACTGCGGCACCAGCAGCAGGTTGAGCACCGTCTTCGCTACGGCTCCGATGAGCAGATGCACCGCTGGTGCCTTCACGATGCCGATGCCTTGCAGCAACGCCGCAGTAATCAGACTCACCGTGCTGAAGACCGCCGTGAAGGCGACCCAACGCATCGTATCTGTGCCTACGGCATCCTGATATAGCATCACGTTGATCGGTTCGGCAAGCACGCATAGCCCAACTGACGCCGCAAGTCCAATAAGCCAGAACCAACGAAGCGATAATGTAATCTGACTCTTCATCAGCATGTGATTGCCTTGGATTCTTGCTTCAGCTAATGCTGGGATGAATAATACAGAAAGCGAGGTTGCAAGCATCGTTATTAATTGAACCAGTGGGATTCCTCGGTTGTAGACTCCGAACTGAACCATTGCCCCGGCATCATGATACCCTTCTGCTTTAAGTAGCCGCGGAAGCGTAAATGTATCGACAATATTCATTAATGGCACAGCCAGGGAAGCTAGGCAGATTGGAATAGCATACACCAACATTCTCTTCAAGAAACGCCAATCACTCTCTCGCTTAAGATCCACCACAGCGCTTGCCGTTGATAGGTTAGCCTCTGCTGTTATTGCTGATTCCTTCAGTAACTTTTGCTGCTTTCCCCTAACACGATACCTTCGCCAGTATATAATCATCACCAATAGCCCTGCAGCACCGCCTACGGACGATCCGAATAGTGCACCTGCTGCAATCTGTTCTGGCTCTGCTTGTATCATCGTCATGTACAAGAGAAGAAGAATCATCGTACCCACACGTACACTCTGTTCTACGATCTGTGAAACGGCCGTAGGGTACATATTCTGATGCCCTTGAAAGAAACCACGAAGTAACGACATTAAAGGAACGAATATAAAGGCTAAAGAGACATACCTAATTCCAGAAACGACATGAGAATTATCAATCCAATTTGCTAGCATTGGAGCACCTATATAGGTAAACACCCCAAATATGACACCTATCGAACCTATTAGTAACGAGGATAATCGAAGTGCTCGTCTACTTTCACTGTCTTGACCCATCACTTCATTCTCTGCTACGAATTTCGATATAGCGATGGGGAATCCAACCATAGCCAATGTAACGGCTAAATAATAAAACGGATAGATCGTATTGTATATACCAAACACAACATCCCCGCCTATATTCTGCAAGGGAATTTTCTGCAATGTACCTATCAATTTGGATAGGATACTTGCTACGCTTAAAATAAACGCTCCTTGTAACATTCTAGCAGCTGTATTGGTTTCCTTCATCCGTTATTCCCTACTTTATAACTTTATTTGAATATGGCTCATTCTATGAATCAATTTCATTATCGCCTATGCAACTTAAATAAGGACTATATATTAATCGGAACAAATTATTCCGTCAATATATAGTTACATCTAAAAGTTTAGCGTAATTATAAAATTGATTCTAGTATAAACGAAAATAGATAGAATGAATGAAAGCCCTGAGACTTACTTTCTATACAACTACACGCAAAAACTCCCGTTGCCACGTTCCATATTTAAGGAACGACAGTTAACGGGAATTCATGATTCATATGTGCTATTGTTCCATTTGTTTACCTAGAAAGGAAGCAGCCGTCTCAGCCATTTTCACTTCCATTTGACCCATCTTTAAAGATTCATCTTTATTCATAAGAATGACCGATCCGATTGGGTCCCCCCCAGATATAATGGGTGCTACCACATAGGATGAAAGTGTCTCCTGATAATCTTTACAGA
Coding sequences within:
- a CDS encoding putative polysaccharide biosynthesis protein; translated protein: MKETNTAARMLQGAFILSVASILSKLIGTLQKIPLQNIGGDVVFGIYNTIYPFYYLAVTLAMVGFPIAISKFVAENEVMGQDSESRRALRLSSLLIGSIGVIFGVFTYIGAPMLANWIDNSHVVSGIRYVSLAFIFVPLMSLLRGFFQGHQNMYPTAVSQIVEQSVRVGTMILLLLYMTMIQAEPEQIAAGALFGSSVGGAAGLLVMIIYWRRYRVRGKQQKLLKESAITAEANLSTASAVVDLKRESDWRFLKRMLVYAIPICLASLAVPLMNIVDTFTLPRLLKAEGYHDAGAMVQFGVYNRGIPLVQLITMLATSLSVLFIPALAEARIQGNHMLMKSQITLSLRWFWLIGLAASVGLCVLAEPINVMLYQDAVGTDTMRWVAFTAVFSTVSLITAALLQGIGIVKAPAVHLLIGAVAKTVLNLLLVPQFGITGAAISSVVANCLAAVLNVALLARSTGLRASAGAALAKPAVTLAGMASAAGAAYWAAGGALASLRLPPGRLVATVESLSGVLAGAIVFVVLIVLTKLISEEELRMLPKIGNGLANWLKKLHVLR